A genomic window from Deltaproteobacteria bacterium includes:
- a CDS encoding type II toxin-antitoxin system prevent-host-death family antitoxin, protein MKQVNMHEAKSQLSKLGKLAWEGEEIVIAKAGEPYLRLEPYRKRLEERQFGGYEGQFWMSPDFDEPDEELMDLIENSKIFPDED, encoded by the coding sequence ATGAAACAGGTGAACATGCACGAAGCGAAGTCCCAGCTTTCGAAGCTGGGCAAGTTGGCTTGGGAGGGCGAGGAGATCGTGATCGCCAAGGCCGGTGAACCTTACCTGCGGCTGGAACCCTATAGAAAACGCCTCGAAGAACGACAGTTCGGAGGTTACGAAGGGCAATTCTGGATGTCGCCGGACTTTGACGAACCCGATGAGGAACTCATGGACCTGATCGAGAACTCCAAGATCTTTCCGGATGAGGATTAG
- a CDS encoding gluconate 2-dehydrogenase subunit 3 family protein — MSGTDSDTVLSDHERATIEAAAARIVPSDEGAGAREAEVIDFIEGLLAADEVDTDISPREKKEYANFILGGMGGRTEEQQVTLFKLHGTGSRHLQAYRDGVLELDRVAAELASGKDFRGLDDAGRDQVLTVLDERKDPFFTLLLTHTMEGFYGHPRHGGNKDRAGWQVLDYPGPSFPHGNEKPYGWYDANEPDEFAQEKKDRSS; from the coding sequence ATGAGCGGCACAGATTCAGACACGGTCCTTTCGGACCACGAGCGCGCCACCATCGAGGCGGCGGCCGCGCGCATCGTGCCGTCGGACGAGGGCGCCGGCGCGCGCGAGGCTGAGGTCATCGATTTCATCGAGGGCTTGCTGGCCGCGGACGAGGTGGACACGGACATCAGCCCGCGGGAGAAGAAGGAGTACGCCAACTTCATCCTCGGCGGCATGGGCGGGCGCACCGAGGAGCAGCAGGTGACTCTGTTCAAGCTCCACGGCACCGGCAGCCGGCACCTGCAGGCCTATCGCGACGGGGTGCTGGAGCTGGACCGCGTAGCCGCGGAACTGGCGTCGGGCAAGGACTTCCGCGGCCTGGACGACGCGGGCCGGGACCAGGTCCTGACGGTGCTGGACGAGCGCAAGGACCCGTTCTTCACGCTGCTGCTGACCCATACGATGGAAGGGTTCTACGGTCATCCGCGCCACGGCGGCAACAAGGACCGGGCGGGATGGCAGGTGCTGGACTATCCCGGCCCGAGCTTCCCGCACGGCAACGAAAAGCCCTATGGGTGGTACGACGCCAACGAGCCGGACGAGTTCGCCCAGGAGAAGAAGGATCGCTCATCCTGA